A segment of the Bacillus pseudomycoides genome:
CGCAGTACTTGGCGGCGCGCTAGCTGGGATTGGACTCGGTTTTATATTACGATTTGGTGGTGCAACCGGCGGAGACGATATTTTAACAATTGTACTAAGTAAAAGAACTCGCTTTACAATTGGACAGATTTTCTTCGTCTTTGATGCAATCGTACTTGCACTTTCATTATATTATTTAACTTGGACAGAAATTGCTTTTACTATTCTTTCAATTGCCGTACAGGCAAAAACATTGGATTTAATTTATTATCCAAAAACAGAAAAGAAAACGGTATCTATTCCAATGTCAAAAAAACATGCAACAAACTAAAAAGCGAAAGGCCTTTGCCTCTCGCTTTTTTCATGCTCTTTTTTCTTTCTCTAATATGTAACGAACTTGGTAGAATCTATTCGCAAACTCTGTTACATTCCGCGTTAGACGATAATTCACCGTAGAGCCAATCGCTATTCCTAACACAGGAATACCTTGAAGGAGTTTACGACGAAGCGCATAAATAGAAAAAGTCTTCAAAATTTGTTTTAACACCACTTCTGTAGAAGCTGGTTTTAACACTTCTTCTTCCCCTTCATAAAAGAACAAATCTTCTTGTTCTAACTCCTGAAGCAAGTTATACCAAGCATATTGCTGAAGCCTTGCTGGCAACAGCGCAGCATGGAATACTTTTAAAGCAAGCATCATTTCATAAGGCTTGTTCACATCATGACCAAACGACGTTGCAATAAGCTGCACAGCCTTTACATTTAACGCAATCATGACAGGAAAATCAGCTGTCAATAATAACAAACCACCTACTCC
Coding sequences within it:
- a CDS encoding EcsC family protein: MRSKREQAILQEVKNWEMQLLEQESTDFQKMFDKWLHASVAKVPEKKRKEFFAKADGGLFHLHALIQSSQSQLDARNRILGTARLFDESIEQLEELKELSIDQLTYIAEQQTARHRLYSFVQGGATGVGGLLLLTADFPVMIALNVKAVQLIATSFGHDVNKPYEMMLALKVFHAALLPARLQQYAWYNLLQELEQEDLFFYEGEEEVLKPASTEVVLKQILKTFSIYALRRKLLQGIPVLGIAIGSTVNYRLTRNVTEFANRFYQVRYILEKEKRA